In bacterium, the DNA window ATAAACCAACCGGCTTGTTTTTCCGAAGTTGACGGCAGGATATCCTCCGTTATTAACGGGTTGTTTTTGTTTTATGATATCCGCCTCGATCGTTACCCCCAGATGATTTGCCTGACCTGTCAGGTCTGCCGAAGCATGATAATCGATTTTATCTTTTTTAAAATTTTCATTTCTTAAATAACACCATAAAACGGTAAATAAACCGAGATTATGGGCATATTCGAAAGCCCGGGAAATCTCTTCAATCTGCCTTCTTGATTCCTGTGAACCGAAATAAATCGTAGCTCCGACGCCCGCTGCGCCCATATTATACGCCTGGTCAATGCTTGCAAACAGATGCTGGTCATAGGTATTGGGATAAGATAAAAGCTCATTGTGGTTAATTTTCAGGATAAAAGGTATTTTATGCGAATAAGACCTGGCGACGGAACCTAAAACACCGAGTGTTGAAACAACTCCGTTACAACCTCCCTCTATCGCAAGCCTGATTATATTCTCAGGATCAAAATAAATGGGGTTCGGCGCGAAGGAAGCTCCGGCGGAATGCTCTATCCCCTGGTCAACCGGCAGGATAGAAAGATATCCGGTTCCAGAAAGCCGGCCGTGATTAAATAAAGAATTAATATTTCTCAGCACATTGTTCGGCCTGTCGGAATGACTGAATATCCTGTCAACAAAATCAGGGCCCGGCAGGTGAAGATTCTCCCTGGGAATCGTTGTGCACTTATGTTTCAGCAGCGGTCCCGATTCTTTACCCAGCAATTTTTCTATTTTGCCGAACATATTACACCTCCATCCTATCAGTTAAGCCTTACCTTGATTTTTAACCGCTTCAGCGGCTTTTTTTATTTCCTCTTCATCCCCCATATAATAATGCTTTATAGGATTCAAATCAGCGTCAAGTTCATAAACCAAAGGTATTCCTGTAGGAATATTC includes these proteins:
- a CDS encoding class I fructose-bisphosphate aldolase; the protein is MFGKIEKLLGKESGPLLKHKCTTIPRENLHLPGPDFVDRIFSHSDRPNNVLRNINSLFNHGRLSGTGYLSILPVDQGIEHSAGASFAPNPIYFDPENIIRLAIEGGCNGVVSTLGVLGSVARSYSHKIPFILKINHNELLSYPNTYDQHLFASIDQAYNMGAAGVGATIYFGSQESRRQIEEISRAFEYAHNLGLFTVLWCYLRNENFKKDKIDYHASADLTGQANHLGVTIEADIIKQKQPVNNGGYPAVNFGKTSRLVYDKLTTDNPIDLTRYQVANCYMGRIGLINSGGASGENDIKQAVRTAVINKRAGGMGLISGRKAFQKPFKDGVQILNAIQDVYLCGEITVA